A region of the Caballeronia sp. TF1N1 genome:
CCGCGCTCACTCTGTCGCCAACCTTCAAAAGCGAAAGCGCTTCTTCTTGGCCGGGCGCGGGCACATGCACGGCGTCGTCGGGCGTGGCGCCTTCGAACTTCGCCTTGCGCGTGTCGGCGATGACGATCTTCGTGCCGTCGGCAAGCGTCAGCGTGCCCGCATCGCCGGCCTGGCCGCCGCCGAGCGGATAAAACACGGTTTGATCGAGGTGGATGCCCATTTCGTCGATAGCCGTGACGCTCGCCTCGCACTGTGTGCGATAAGCGTCCTCGCGAAAGAGTGCGCGTGTGCTCATGTCTTGTCCTTGCGATATTTCGTGGGGCGGCAAAAAGCCGTTCCGCAGATCATGCCGCACGCGCCGCTGCCTTGGACCGATACAAAAGCGCGCGAATCAGCCGGGCCGGTTGCGCATCCAGTCGGCGGTATCGAAGAAAGAGGTGAGAAGGCGCTCGCGCAAAGGCTCGTCGAGGCCGATGTCCTGCATCGCCCACGCCATGCAGCGCAACCATTGATCGCGCTCGGCCGTTGCAATGGCGAACGGCATATGCCGCGCCCGCAAACGCGGATGGCCGAAGCGGCTGATGTAGTGATCCGGTCCGCCCATCCAGCCGCACAGAAACCAGAAGGTCTTGTCGCGGGAGTTGTCGAGTGTCGGCGGATGCAGCGCGCGCAAGCCCGCGAATTCGGGTTCGAGGTCCATCAGATCGTAAAAGCGATCGACCATCGCGCGCAGACGTTCCTCGCCGCCGATCAGTTCGAACGGCGTGGGCTTTTGGACTTCATCGTCGGAAGGTTGGGAATTGACTTCGCTCATTGCTTTTGGACAACAGAAAACTCAGGCGTCGCGCAGCGATTGCAAGGCCGGACGCGCCAGCACGCGCCGCAGGCTCATCCAGCCGCCGAGCGCCGCGCAAGCAACGCCCGCGACGATGCCAACCGGCACGAGCCACGGGTTGAACTCGATATGAAACTCGAACACGCGCGATGCAAGCACGTAACCGATGCCCTGCGCACCGAGCGCCGCCATCAGGCCGGACAACGCGCCGACCGCGACGAACTCAGCGACCTGCACCGAACGAATCTGCCGATGCGATGCGCCCAAAGCCCGCAATAGCGCCGACTCGCGCATGCGTTCGTCGCGCGTGCCGGCAAGCGCCGCATAAAGCACCAGCACGCCGGCCGCGAGCGTGAAGATGAACAGGAACTGCACCGCGCCGATCACCTGGTCGAGCGTGCGCTGAATCTGCGCGAGGATCGGCGCGGTATCGATGGCGGTCACGTTCGGATAGGCGGCGACGAGGCCGTCGATGGTGCGCGCCTGTTCCGGCGGCAGATGAAAACTCGTGATGAACGTCGCGGGAAGGTCGGCCAGCGTCTCGGGCGGCATCAGCACGAAAAAGTTGACCTTGAACGAATTCCAGTCGACCTTGCGCACGCTCGTCACCGGCGCCTCGACCGGCATGCCGGCGACATCGAAACGCAGCGTGTCGCCCATCTTCACGCGAATAGTTTTCGCGATGCCCTCTTCTATCGACACCGCCGGCTGCGCGTTCTTG
Encoded here:
- a CDS encoding group II truncated hemoglobin, encoding MSEVNSQPSDDEVQKPTPFELIGGEERLRAMVDRFYDLMDLEPEFAGLRALHPPTLDNSRDKTFWFLCGWMGGPDHYISRFGHPRLRARHMPFAIATAERDQWLRCMAWAMQDIGLDEPLRERLLTSFFDTADWMRNRPG